CAATAGGTTGGACAAGTTGGTATTACTATTATACCAAGATAAGTGAAGTTATTATCTTGCAAAGCTTAGAGTCATTTAAAAAGAATAATATTAATATTAATATATTTCAAATTGATGATGGTTACCAACAAGCAGTTGGCGATTGGTTAAATATAAATAAGAAGTTTCCAAACGGAATGCAGTATTTGGCTCAAAAAATTCATGAGTTTGGTGCTAAAGCTGGAATTTGGTTAGCTCCTTTTGCTTGCGAACACAATTCTTTTATCGTAAAAGAAAAAAGCAATTGGATTTTAAAAGATGCTCAAGGCAAATTTGTTACCATTGGTTATAATCCGTTGTGGAGTGGAAAATTTTATGCACTTGATTTTTACAACGAAGAAGTTAAACAATATATAAAAAAAGTATTTAATATTATACTAAACGAATGGAACTACGATTTAGTTAAACTCGATTTCTTATATGGTGTTGCTTGTATTCCACAGCATGGAAAAAGTAGAGGTGAAATCATGCTCGAAGCCATGCAGTTTCTGCGAGATTGTGTTGGCAATAAAATGATTTTAGCATGTGGTGTACCATTGTCTGCTGCAAATCAAACCACAGATTATTGTAGAATTGGTCCAGATATTCACTTAACTTGGGATTTTAAACTTTTAAAATGGATCAATGCAAGAGAACGACCATCTACTTATCATGCTATTCACAATACCATTTCCAGAAGACATTTATCCAAACATTGGTTTTTAAACGATCCAGATGTCTTCATCTTACGAAAAAACAGAAACCGATTGTCATTCGATGAGCAATACAGTTTATTACTAGCAAATTTGTTGTTTGGCGATTTAATTTTTACTTCCGATAATATTGGTGAATATAACGAACAACAATTGTGGTGGTACAAATCTATCTTTCCTTTGCTAGAGAAAGAAGAGGTAAAAGTGCAGCAAGAAAAGGACTTTTACTTAATTCATTTCAAAATTCATCAGCAATATTACACAGCATTATTTAACCTTTCTAATCACGATAAATTGTATAAATTGCCAAATGGAATGTTTTTTGATAATGTTACAGAGAAATGGTTAAATGGCAATAAAAAAATTACGGTGAAAAAACATCAAAGCATGTGTTTGTTGAATGTTGGCTTTACGCCTTTTGCTTTAGCAGGAAGCAAAGGTCATTTTTTTGCTGGTGCAGAAGTAAAACATACCATGTTAAGTGGAAATGAATTGGAGTTTGTTTGGCAAGATGATATTTTAAATGCGATTACCATTTACTACAAAGTTCCAAAAGATTATAGCATAGAAAGTATTAATGGCGATAAAAACTTTGAAATAAAACAACATAAAAATTATGATATAATAATTTATAATAAAAAATGATTAAAAATATTTACTATATCGTTCTACTTATTTTTTGTCAGGTAGGAATGGCTCAACAAAAACATCAATTGTTAGAAATGGGCGATATCTATCTTAAACATAATAACTATGCAATGGCAACAAATATGTATCAACAGTATATTAAATTATTTCCAAACGATACAGGATACTATCATTTAGGTAATGTATTGCGATTACAAAAACAGTACGAAGAAGCGATTATCAATCTTGAAAAATCAATTCATTACAATAAAAATTTTCAACCAGCTTATAGTATTTTAGGAAAGTTATACAACGAACAATTTGACTATAATACAGCAATTATGTATTTAGATGCAGCTTTAAAAATCAATCCAAATGCAGATGATTATAACGAACGAGGCATGTCGTATTACAAATTGAACAATTTTGAACAAGCAATTGACAATTTTGATATGGCTTTAGGTATTGATTCTACATTAGCCATTTGTTACAACAACAGAGCTTCTGCAAAATACAACAATCAAAACATAGCAAAAGCAAGCAAAGCAGACTTACTCAATGCTTTGGAAGACTATAACAAAGCTATTGCTATCAATAATAAATTGGCATTGTCATATAGAAATAGAGCTTTTGTTTATTACTATTTAGACAGTTTAGAATTAGCTTTAAATAATATTGAACAATCTATTTATTTATATAATAAAGATGATATTGCTTTCTTTTGTTTAGGATTAATTTTATATAAAGAAAAAAAATATAGTAATGCACTCGAAGCGTATAATCAATCTATATTTTTAGCTAATTACATTGCAGATTCGTATTTAGAACGAGCCAAAACCTATTTGGCATTAAAAGATTTTGCTCATGCAACAACAGATTTAAATCAAGTGATTTTATTTAGCAACGAATTAAAAGGCGAAAGCTATTTGTATTTAGCAGCAGTTGCAGCTTGGCAGAAAGATAAAAACACAATGTTATATAATATCAAAAAAGCTAATAATCAATCATTATTTGATGATAGTAAATATATAAAATACTTACAAGAGTACGAAGCATTTGACACTTTTAAAAACGATGCTGATTTTAAAAAATTGCTCAACAAAATAAAATTTGGTAAAAAGTAATTTTATAGCTAATAATTAACAAGTTTATTTTTTTCTTAAGTAATATAAAAATTTATTGTACTCTTTAATCGTCCTTTTTCTTACATTGTAAATCTAAAGGACAAATGCTCTTTTGGTTATTGTGTTTTTATTTTCAAAAACCAACTCAGGTTAATAAAATCATATTTATCAATAATTTGTTAAAATAATTGGCAAGATATTTGATATTTACAAATCATTAAGTATTTTTAAACAAAATAATATAGATTAACGATGAAAAAAATTACCATTTTATTAAGTGCCTTCATTACATTATTTGCTGTGAACGCTCAAGCACAATCTGTAGAAAGCATTTTAACAAAATCACTAAGTGCCATGAAATCTGTTTCAACATGTACTTATGATTTCTATTCAAAAGAAAGATTTTCTAACGGAAAAGTTATCAGTTCTCATATTGAGTTCAAAGTACAAGAAAGTCCAAAAAAGATTTATGCTAACTCATTAGAACCACAAAAAGCTGAGTTGTGCTACATTCCATCTACTAGCAGTAAAGTAATGGTAAAAAAAGGGTTTTTAAAATTAAACCTAGAAAAAACCAATAACTTATTGATGAAAGAACAACATCAAACAATTGATAGAGCTGGTTTTAAAAGAATTGCTGACATTTTACAAACTAGTGTAAATCAAAGAAAAGGTCAGGATTTAAGTAAATTTGCTACTGTAAGCGGTACCGTTACTTATGATGGAAAATCTTGCTACAAAATTACAATTAACGAACCTGATTATAAAATTGTATACCATACTGTAAAATCTGGTCAGACAAATATTTGGAAACTAGGTGAAGCACTAGCTATTCCTGA
Above is a genomic segment from Chitinophagales bacterium containing:
- a CDS encoding alpha-galactosidase, whose protein sequence is MQFKDFTLAYNVQGISKEFTSTAFTKHETDDFILEFLIDGDDALKYSVVLQTKNILALNTFEINTIIDYSESKGCMINGFQSWTNSKVYYTDEKIKPANKLVKGVAFNYGDYSFYDYPQKNGVLHSYSYSYIKYDKRKIELLASLDESIGYTIFEHHTNENICKIKKDISGKIIENSCTLLHFIRIDDFEELAFEKLFAENNYRPKVVPAIGWTSWYYYYTKISEVIILQSLESFKKNNININIFQIDDGYQQAVGDWLNINKKFPNGMQYLAQKIHEFGAKAGIWLAPFACEHNSFIVKEKSNWILKDAQGKFVTIGYNPLWSGKFYALDFYNEEVKQYIKKVFNIILNEWNYDLVKLDFLYGVACIPQHGKSRGEIMLEAMQFLRDCVGNKMILACGVPLSAANQTTDYCRIGPDIHLTWDFKLLKWINARERPSTYHAIHNTISRRHLSKHWFLNDPDVFILRKNRNRLSFDEQYSLLLANLLFGDLIFTSDNIGEYNEQQLWWYKSIFPLLEKEEVKVQQEKDFYLIHFKIHQQYYTALFNLSNHDKLYKLPNGMFFDNVTEKWLNGNKKITVKKHQSMCLLNVGFTPFALAGSKGHFFAGAEVKHTMLSGNELEFVWQDDILNAITIYYKVPKDYSIESINGDKNFEIKQHKNYDIIIYNKK
- a CDS encoding tetratricopeptide repeat protein, encoding MIKNIYYIVLLIFCQVGMAQQKHQLLEMGDIYLKHNNYAMATNMYQQYIKLFPNDTGYYHLGNVLRLQKQYEEAIINLEKSIHYNKNFQPAYSILGKLYNEQFDYNTAIMYLDAALKINPNADDYNERGMSYYKLNNFEQAIDNFDMALGIDSTLAICYNNRASAKYNNQNIAKASKADLLNALEDYNKAIAINNKLALSYRNRAFVYYYLDSLELALNNIEQSIYLYNKDDIAFFCLGLILYKEKKYSNALEAYNQSIFLANYIADSYLERAKTYLALKDFAHATTDLNQVILFSNELKGESYLYLAAVAAWQKDKNTMLYNIKKANNQSLFDDSKYIKYLQEYEAFDTFKNDADFKKLLNKIKFGKK
- a CDS encoding DUF1571 domain-containing protein, translating into MKKITILLSAFITLFAVNAQAQSVESILTKSLSAMKSVSTCTYDFYSKERFSNGKVISSHIEFKVQESPKKIYANSLEPQKAELCYIPSTSSKVMVKKGFLKLNLEKTNNLLMKEQHQTIDRAGFKRIADILQTSVNQRKGQDLSKFATVSGTVTYDGKSCYKITINEPDYKIVYHTVKSGQTNIWKLGEALAIPEYKVQELNNTKSDDFTVGQKIKVPSAYAKTTVIYVDKSTYLPLYIKMDDDKGLFEQYEFKNLKTGVSFSSSDFPNFK